ATGCATCTTCTCAATCTCTAGTTAAATCAAAGCGTTTGCCTTATTCTCTCTGTCTGTGCCCAGCCACGCAACCAGCAAGCATGAAGGGAATGATTCTTCAACTCAGCCGCAGCCTGAGCCGCGCCGCGCCGGCTCTGCGCAGGAGCGTCCACACGCGTCCGCGCCCCGCCACCGCGTCCAAGCTCACCTCGGAGGAAATCTACGCCCGCGAGGAGAAGCATGGAGCGCACAACTACCATCCCCTCCCTGTGGCCCTGGAGCGAGGAGAAGGTGAGTTCATGACTACaaatggtataaaaaaaaaacttttacaaacAACTCTGATCCACAGTTGTACTTAGCTTGTAGTTTCTCTGTTGACTGCAGGAATCTACGTGTGGGATGTGGAGGGCAACCGGTACTACGACTTCCTCAGCGCTTACAGTGCAGTAAACCAGGGCCACTGCCACCCTAAGATCGTCGCGGCGCTCACCGAGCAGGCATCCAGACTCGCCTTGACCTCCCGGGCGTTCTACAACGATGTGCTGGGGGCTTATGAGGAGTACGTCACCAACATGTTTGGGTATGACAAAGTTTTACCCATGAATACGGGTAAGTCCTGAAGGTCCTCGTCGGATGTGTTTTCCaaggttttattattattttttatttatttatttatttattttttacctgaaAGCTACatgatttgctttttgttttgaatgaAATCAGGGGTTGAAGGTGGTGAGACGGCCTGTAAGCTTGCCAGGAAGTGGGCCTACAACGTTAAAGGGGTTCCGAACAATAAGGCCAAGATCATTTTTGCAGGCAAGTCACATTCTCATGTTGAAATCTAATGGCACAGTTGGCAAGTGGGTTATTTTCTCAAGAGTTAGCTGAGAATcacatttaaagatttaaaaaaaaatttttttatctgtctttcTTAAGAGGGGAACTTCTGGGGTCGCACCATGGCTGCCATCTCCAGCTCCACTGACCCCAGTAGCTACGAAGGCTTTGGTCCTTACATGCCCGGCTTTGAGCTCATCCCATTTAATGACATTCCTGCACTGGAGGTACatgattagtttaaaaaaaaaatacatgctgtgtgtaaaagtttaactttgtgtatgtttaaatgaaggttttgtatttcttttctgggttaaatctgttaattttcaTCCCACCAGCTGGGTTTAGGCTTACCATGTTCCACAGGATGTAGAGAAACGTTGACTTTCAGTTCAGCCTTTGCCTTTCTCTGCATAAATCTGTATAGAAAGGCTGACTTGCTGTTCTGCCTCTCTCCAGAAAGCCTTACAGGACCAAAATGTTGCTGCTTTCATGGTGGAGCCCATCCAAGGAGAAGCAGGCGTGGTTGTGCCTGACCAGGGCTACCTGACCAAAGTGCGAGAACTTTGCACAAAATACAACGTAAGTCCAAACGAAGGCAGCAGAACGAGAGTAAAAGGACTAGTTTGACGTCAGTATGAAGGATGTCGTAAGAACCTTGATCTTTATGTACCAAAGAATTGAAACTGTATGCAGTATGGTGTGCGCTGTAGCTGTCTGCAGTTGTAAATCGCATGAGAAGGAAAAATGGGTAAGGACATGTCAGCACCAGCTATATTATAATCAGTGTTTTCCAGGTCTGGGTATAGAAAATGAGAAGAGTATGAAAGATGGGGTGGACTGTCCCTTTAAAGATTTGTTTGCAtataatgcttttcttttttttgtttgtattgtttCCTACGTTGTGTTTATTCTTCCTCCATGTTTACTGCGGACGCTCCCTTCTCTTTAACCTAGCAAGTTATTAAAGGGAGTGTTGCCTAGTTATATAAAGAAACAGTCGCAGCATGACTTCAGTCAATCGAGCTGTTTGTGCCAAGACTTGGGCTGGACGATACTGGAAAATCTAGCATTGCCGATAATACCATTACATATCGGGATGATGATTTCAGTTGCTATTTATCCCCATGTATGcgtttcctctttttctcatttaTGCTTTCTGCACTCTGTGACCTTTGGGTCCGGTGTGAGCATCAGCTGCCCTGGGACGCTATCCAACtggctaaatattacattaacTTGTAAAATATAAGTTCACAACACTTAAGAATATATTTGCGAACAATTATTGCGCTCTGAACAGTCCTTTTGCGAAACTGAGGTAATATTGTTTAGACAAAGTTGCTCCTGTGACCCTTGTGCTGTTGATTTGGGACCCCTGACAGCATATTTTAAAGCAAGTGTCACAGATTTGGGTTGTAAGTTAGACCGTGATTTTAAATTAGATGGTCAGATCAGAGCATTTATTAGATCCATGTGTTTTAATCCCTTAAGGCAGCTggcaaaatttaaatattttctgtcgAGACAACTCGTTGAAACagtaatccatgcttttatatCAGCCTGGATTACTGTAACGGACTCTATGTTGGAGTGAATCAGTCTTTGCTGCTCCTCAATTATGGAATAAGCTGCCCCTGCACATAAGAGAGTGCCTTCACCGCCCACCTTTAAAACTCTCCGTAAAACCCAgtattattctttggcttttaccactagcgaggcttagttttcattttaaattggttttattatttctttcaggtgtttttatgcattatcTTTAGTTTTTTGATggatgttttagtttgtatcGATGCACAGCGCTTTCTTTCAGCCGTTGGTTGTTtttaagggctttataaataaagatatggTATTGTGTAGcctccttttctccttttttcttaaATCTATTA
Above is a genomic segment from Fundulus heteroclitus isolate FHET01 chromosome 10, MU-UCD_Fhet_4.1, whole genome shotgun sequence containing:
- the oat gene encoding ornithine aminotransferase, mitochondrial, translating into MKGMILQLSRSLSRAAPALRRSVHTRPRPATASKLTSEEIYAREEKHGAHNYHPLPVALERGEGIYVWDVEGNRYYDFLSAYSAVNQGHCHPKIVAALTEQASRLALTSRAFYNDVLGAYEEYVTNMFGYDKVLPMNTGVEGGETACKLARKWAYNVKGVPNNKAKIIFAEGNFWGRTMAAISSSTDPSSYEGFGPYMPGFELIPFNDIPALEKALQDQNVAAFMVEPIQGEAGVVVPDQGYLTKVRELCTKYNVLWIADEVQTGLARTGRRLAVDHEGVRPDLVILGKALSGGVYPVSAVLSDNEVMLTIKPGEHGSTYGGNPVACRVAIAALEVMEDEKLAENAQRMGEILRAELRKLPKDIVATVRGKGLLNAVVIKETKDYDAWKVCLRLRDNGLLAKPTHGDIIRLAPPLVIKEHELQECIDIIQRTIMSF